A single genomic interval of Methanocorpusculum sp. harbors:
- a CDS encoding glutamate--tRNA ligase, protein MADADIRNDIYVLALENAVKHKTVPRAGAILGSVMGAHPELRAKAKEINALIPEILAEVAALSIEEREEKLISLNPGAIEKMHEKKERSHELPDLPNAEFGVVMRFAPNPSGPLHLGHARASVLNDYYVKKYGGKFYYRVEDTDPKRVDPSAYEMVPEDLAWLGIGITDVIYQSDRFEIYYAYARELLQLGGAYMCTCDNNEFREKKLKKIPCPCRGIPVEENLKRFDDMIAGKYVEGEITLRVKTDISHPDPAVRDFAAMRVLTSTPHPRKPDVYVYPLMNFSVVIDDHLLGMTHVIRGKDHIANTRRQEYIYNYFGWKMPYFYHYGRMSIAGLELSTSGMRRGINEGLYTGWDDIHLGTLRALARRGIQPEAVRAATIDIGMGDTDISFSWENLFAQNKAVIDAGADRYFFVPEPVEVEITGAPKTEAHAPVYPNQPERGERVLPFTGRVLLPKSEMEKGGMLRLKDLFNINITGPSSAEYAGDSLADARSLKAAIVQWLPIEMAASCSLLMPEGIFEGFCESAVREYAGRIVQFERVGFSKIDAVIDGKVIAYFTHR, encoded by the coding sequence ATGGCAGATGCAGATATTCGAAACGATATATACGTCCTGGCACTGGAAAACGCCGTTAAACATAAGACTGTTCCCCGTGCCGGCGCAATTCTCGGAAGTGTGATGGGTGCCCACCCTGAACTTCGTGCGAAAGCAAAAGAGATCAATGCTCTTATCCCGGAGATCCTCGCCGAGGTCGCCGCTCTTTCAATTGAAGAACGCGAAGAAAAACTGATCTCTCTCAATCCGGGTGCAATAGAAAAGATGCATGAAAAAAAGGAGAGGAGCCATGAACTTCCTGACCTTCCGAACGCTGAATTCGGGGTCGTCATGCGGTTTGCACCCAACCCGTCCGGCCCTCTTCATCTTGGACACGCCCGCGCTTCGGTACTGAACGACTATTACGTGAAAAAATACGGCGGCAAATTCTATTACCGCGTCGAAGATACCGATCCGAAACGTGTCGATCCGTCAGCATATGAAATGGTCCCCGAAGATCTTGCATGGCTCGGGATCGGGATCACCGATGTGATCTATCAGTCGGATCGTTTTGAGATCTACTATGCGTATGCACGCGAACTTCTCCAGCTCGGCGGGGCATATATGTGTACCTGCGATAACAACGAGTTCCGTGAGAAAAAGCTCAAGAAGATCCCCTGTCCCTGCCGTGGCATTCCTGTCGAAGAGAACCTGAAAAGATTCGATGATATGATTGCCGGAAAGTATGTCGAAGGGGAGATCACGCTCCGGGTAAAAACCGATATATCACACCCTGACCCGGCTGTGCGTGATTTTGCCGCGATGCGTGTTCTGACCAGCACGCCCCACCCGAGAAAGCCGGATGTCTATGTTTACCCTCTGATGAACTTCTCGGTGGTGATAGATGACCATCTCCTTGGTATGACGCATGTTATCCGCGGGAAGGATCATATCGCAAACACCCGCCGTCAGGAGTATATCTACAACTACTTCGGCTGGAAGATGCCGTACTTCTATCATTACGGGAGAATGTCCATCGCCGGACTCGAGTTGTCCACCTCAGGTATGCGCAGAGGGATCAACGAAGGTCTCTACACCGGTTGGGATGATATCCATCTCGGAACGCTTCGTGCTCTTGCCCGCCGCGGTATTCAGCCGGAGGCAGTTCGCGCTGCCACGATAGATATCGGCATGGGCGATACGGATATTTCGTTCTCCTGGGAAAATCTGTTTGCTCAGAACAAGGCGGTCATTGATGCCGGGGCGGATCGGTACTTCTTCGTTCCCGAGCCCGTTGAAGTGGAGATCACCGGTGCCCCAAAGACCGAGGCACACGCTCCGGTATATCCAAATCAGCCCGAGCGGGGAGAACGTGTTCTTCCGTTCACGGGCCGTGTTCTTCTGCCGAAGAGTGAGATGGAAAAGGGCGGGATGCTTAGACTCAAGGATCTGTTCAATATCAATATCACTGGTCCAAGTTCGGCTGAGTATGCGGGAGATTCCCTTGCCGATGCACGTTCTCTTAAGGCCGCGATCGTTCAGTGGCTTCCAATCGAAATGGCAGCTTCCTGTTCGCTTCTTATGCCGGAAGGCATCTTTGAAGGGTTCTGTGAGTCGGCTGTTCGTGAATATGCGGGCAGAATCGTTCAGTTTGAGCGGGTCGGCTTCTCAAAGATCGATGCAGTCATAGATGGAAAAGTGATCGCGTACTTCACTCACCGCTGA
- a CDS encoding type II toxin-antitoxin system ParD family antitoxin — protein sequence MDRITIRLPPQQIELLELLVESGEFPTVSEAVRYAVREFLSQRGDRILRDSDQVTSFDGRL from the coding sequence ATGGACCGTATCACCATACGCCTACCCCCTCAGCAAATCGAACTACTAGAATTACTTGTCGAATCCGGCGAGTTTCCAACCGTTTCTGAAGCAGTACGATATGCAGTCAGGGAATTCCTCTCGCAGAGAGGAGACAGGATACTGCGTGACAGCGATCAAGTAACATCATTTGACGGACGATTATAA
- a CDS encoding NTP transferase domain-containing protein — MLALILAGGEGSRLRLGEKALVMVHDRPMISWVLDAFIEAGCEPVVVTSYKTPFTRNWCRANNVESIDTQGTGYVEDLCEAVEISGEDGPLFTSAADIPCLTADIIGQILDAYHASGKPACSTWVPITLCERYGMQPRYREEINGVPAAPCAVNIFMGSLVAEVQDELCLLLDEPGLAFNINTREELAVLEREFCSVRPC; from the coding sequence ATGCTTGCGCTGATCCTTGCCGGCGGTGAAGGTTCAAGACTCCGGCTCGGGGAAAAAGCTCTGGTCATGGTCCACGATCGTCCGATGATCTCCTGGGTACTCGATGCCTTCATCGAAGCCGGATGTGAACCGGTCGTTGTGACTTCCTATAAAACGCCCTTCACCCGGAACTGGTGTCGTGCGAACAATGTTGAGTCAATCGACACGCAGGGGACAGGATACGTCGAGGATCTCTGTGAAGCTGTCGAGATCTCCGGCGAAGATGGTCCGCTCTTTACTTCTGCGGCTGATATTCCCTGCCTCACAGCTGACATCATCGGACAGATACTTGATGCGTATCATGCGTCAGGCAAACCTGCCTGTTCAACATGGGTCCCGATCACTCTTTGTGAAAGATACGGCATGCAGCCAAGATACCGTGAGGAGATCAACGGAGTTCCGGCAGCACCGTGTGCAGTAAATATTTTCATGGGAAGTCTTGTTGCCGAAGTGCAGGACGAACTGTGTCTTTTGCTCGATGAGCCGGGTCTTGCGTTCAATATCAATACGCGTGAAGAGTTAGCGGTTTTAGAACGGGAATTTTGTTCCGTTCGACCTTGTTAG
- a CDS encoding DUF373 family protein — MRARTLILSIDRDDDVGYKAGIESPVLGRDACLDAATRLGLADPEDSDTNAIFQAIKTYDELKANGEDVEVAVIGGNHMNMLEGDRRIGDLLAKVIEITGVTDCILISDGAEDEYVLPIIQSHLKISGVVRVIIKQLPNIEGTYYIIKKLMNDPKIAKIILLPIGLVLLLYALVALLAPGVSAILVAVGIIGLYLLFKGFDLDRYFFYAWHAVIESFRKGQFSFVAYLVAVILVIGGVISGLMSVITNFPNSGDVGVLYLALSFLYGAVIWIVIAGLVASAGKITDYVQNYQAGISRIFVVPFFVIATGMITYGAVIYFLSISPVEPFPFTTTDGIIAMMLLTIAGLAIAFTGIYLRPFVQRKINSWIEIRQKLDEDAEGCSDKGKPVYKKVRY; from the coding sequence ATGAGGGCACGCACTCTGATCCTGAGCATTGACAGAGATGACGACGTGGGATACAAGGCAGGCATAGAGAGTCCCGTACTTGGCAGGGACGCATGTCTTGATGCCGCGACAAGACTGGGTCTCGCCGATCCTGAAGATTCCGATACGAATGCCATCTTTCAGGCAATCAAAACCTACGATGAGCTGAAAGCTAACGGCGAGGACGTGGAGGTCGCCGTGATCGGGGGCAATCACATGAATATGCTTGAAGGAGACCGGAGGATCGGAGACCTTCTCGCAAAGGTCATTGAGATCACCGGGGTCACTGATTGTATACTTATCTCCGACGGGGCGGAGGACGAATACGTTCTCCCGATCATTCAGTCGCATCTGAAGATATCAGGCGTGGTAAGGGTCATTATCAAACAGCTTCCAAACATCGAGGGGACATACTATATCATCAAAAAGCTGATGAACGACCCGAAGATCGCGAAGATCATTCTGCTTCCGATCGGTCTGGTCCTTCTTCTCTATGCCTTAGTTGCCTTGCTTGCACCCGGCGTTTCCGCAATTCTCGTGGCCGTAGGTATCATCGGGCTGTATCTGCTGTTCAAGGGATTCGATCTGGATCGGTACTTCTTTTATGCATGGCATGCAGTCATTGAATCATTCAGGAAGGGGCAGTTCTCCTTTGTTGCCTATCTGGTCGCAGTTATCCTGGTCATCGGCGGAGTCATCTCCGGGCTGATGAGTGTTATTACCAATTTCCCGAACTCAGGAGATGTAGGGGTCCTCTATCTCGCCTTATCATTCCTTTACGGGGCGGTCATCTGGATCGTTATCGCAGGTCTTGTAGCCTCTGCCGGAAAGATCACGGATTATGTCCAGAATTATCAGGCAGGCATTTCCAGGATATTTGTCGTACCGTTCTTTGTTATCGCAACCGGCATGATCACCTACGGTGCAGTAATCTATTTCCTCTCCATCTCGCCGGTCGAACCGTTCCCGTTCACCACAACAGACGGCATCATCGCAATGATGCTCCTCACGATCGCCGGACTTGCGATTGCCTTTACCGGCATCTATCTGAGACCATTTGTCCAGAGAAAAATCAATTCATGGATAGAGATCAGGCAGAAACTTGATGAAGATGCGGAAGGATGCAGCGATAAAGGAAAACCAGTATATAAAAAAGTTAGGTACTGA
- the ade gene encoding adenine deaminase, with product MTQIFDNALLFNPAVGEWRLAAFSVDDGRVTIVGKPGALKGENVTDLSGARVVPGLIDAHVHIESSLLTPREFGRLSLKNGVTTVIADPHEIANVSGCAGIDFMLEDAKSSPADIFFMIPSCVPATPLDKGGAVVSSKDVASYKNTPSVIGLGEMMNVPGVLSGDPEVMAKLAVFDHIDGHAPGLSGEALCRYISRHIKTDHECISAAEGNEKLSLGMYVLLREGDAAKNVAALSKIVNDRTAVRCCFCTDDRHVDSRVREGSIDHCIRVAVRSGMSLEHALRLATLSAADCFGLTDRGMIAPGRVADFCILQDGAEFFVSAVYKNGVRTSSLPNPGSSLDCICPPFSCRIPAKEELALPNGRLRVIGLVPGEIITESLDSETARDFHKVVSVDRYRSEGFGVGLVKGFTFVKGAIASSVSHDAHNIIAAGVTDEEIIQAIHAVNDSGGGMAVVCDGVTTVLFLPYGGLMTPLFYEEVVTRMDDLFVRLMLTGASPAAFMNLSFLSLTVIPHLRITPRGLFDGDAFKDVPISF from the coding sequence ATGACGCAGATTTTTGATAATGCCCTTCTTTTTAATCCTGCCGTCGGCGAATGGCGGTTGGCAGCGTTTTCTGTTGACGACGGTCGGGTAACGATAGTTGGAAAACCCGGCGCCCTTAAGGGCGAAAACGTGACCGATCTCTCTGGGGCACGCGTTGTCCCGGGTCTGATCGATGCCCACGTGCATATCGAGAGTTCTCTTCTGACTCCCCGCGAGTTCGGCCGTCTTTCTCTCAAAAACGGCGTGACCACGGTGATCGCGGATCCTCATGAGATCGCCAATGTTTCAGGATGTGCCGGGATCGATTTCATGCTTGAGGATGCGAAGAGTTCGCCTGCCGATATCTTCTTCATGATCCCGTCATGCGTGCCGGCGACCCCTCTGGATAAAGGCGGCGCCGTTGTCTCGTCAAAGGACGTTGCCTCCTATAAAAATACTCCTTCGGTCATCGGACTTGGCGAGATGATGAATGTTCCCGGCGTTCTGTCTGGGGATCCCGAGGTCATGGCAAAGCTCGCTGTATTCGATCACATCGACGGGCATGCTCCGGGACTTTCCGGCGAGGCGCTCTGCAGATATATATCCCGGCATATTAAAACAGATCACGAGTGTATCTCAGCTGCCGAAGGAAATGAAAAACTCTCCCTCGGGATGTATGTTCTTCTCCGTGAAGGAGATGCTGCGAAAAATGTTGCCGCCCTCTCGAAAATCGTGAATGACCGGACCGCCGTAAGGTGCTGTTTCTGCACTGATGACCGGCATGTGGATTCGCGGGTCCGTGAGGGTTCGATCGATCACTGTATTCGGGTCGCGGTCAGATCCGGGATGTCTTTGGAGCATGCTCTGCGGCTTGCGACGCTTTCAGCGGCCGACTGTTTTGGTCTGACCGACCGCGGGATGATCGCTCCCGGAAGAGTTGCCGATTTCTGCATACTGCAGGACGGAGCTGAGTTTTTCGTCTCGGCAGTGTATAAAAACGGGGTCCGCACCTCATCGTTGCCAAACCCCGGAAGTTCCTTGGACTGCATATGTCCGCCGTTCTCCTGCCGTATCCCCGCAAAAGAAGAACTCGCTCTACCGAATGGCAGACTCCGGGTCATAGGTCTTGTTCCGGGTGAGATCATAACCGAGTCTCTTGACAGCGAAACCGCCCGGGATTTTCATAAGGTCGTGAGTGTTGACCGGTACCGGTCTGAAGGGTTCGGCGTCGGGCTTGTCAAAGGTTTTACCTTTGTTAAAGGGGCTATAGCCTCTTCGGTCTCGCATGATGCCCACAACATTATTGCGGCCGGTGTCACGGATGAGGAGATCATTCAGGCGATCCACGCAGTGAACGACAGCGGTGGGGGAATGGCTGTTGTATGCGACGGGGTCACGACCGTTCTCTTTCTCCCCTACGGCGGGTTGATGACGCCTTTGTTCTACGAAGAGGTCGTCACCCGGATGGACGACCTATTCGTCAGGCTGATGTTGACGGGCGCATCGCCGGCGGCGTTCATGAACCTGTCGTTCCTCTCTCTTACGGTCATACCGCATCTCAGGATCACCCCGCGTGGTCTTTTTGACGGGGATGCATTCAAAGACGTGCCGATTTCTTTTTGA
- the ftsZ gene encoding cell division protein FtsZ: MQSIINEALKNSELEKGIQTTSIVDDDDMLGQPRIVIVGCGGAGNNTINRLHNMKVAGSETIAINTDKQHLDMIQADKRVLIGKSLTRGLGAGGFPDVGRRAAEMARPTLEEILKDADLVFVTAGMGGGTGTGSAPVVAQIAKEHGAIVIAMVSYPFQVERARMLKAEEGLEAMRQAADSVIVLDNNRLKNFVPNLPLGQAFSVMDQLIAETVKGISETITEPSLINIDYADVRAIMSKGGLAVMLVGESKQQNKAESVIRDCLAHPLLDIDFRGATGSLIHITGGNDLTLHDAEEIAQQLTYELDPHADVIWGARVRKDFEGKVSVMAIMTGIQSPQILGGHSVNTFQAGNSGSNISSRNPSTSPTTHQQNTATARSGSSFDWIM, translated from the coding sequence ATGCAGAGTATTATCAATGAGGCACTGAAGAACTCAGAGCTCGAAAAAGGAATCCAGACGACATCCATCGTTGACGACGATGACATGCTCGGACAACCAAGAATCGTTATCGTCGGATGCGGCGGCGCTGGAAACAACACGATCAACAGACTTCACAACATGAAAGTCGCAGGATCGGAAACCATCGCCATCAACACCGACAAGCAGCACCTGGATATGATCCAGGCCGACAAGCGTGTTCTGATCGGCAAATCCCTGACCCGCGGTCTTGGAGCCGGAGGTTTCCCAGACGTAGGACGCCGTGCCGCAGAAATGGCACGCCCGACCCTTGAAGAGATCCTGAAAGATGCAGACCTCGTCTTTGTCACCGCAGGCATGGGCGGAGGAACCGGAACCGGATCCGCACCCGTCGTAGCACAGATCGCCAAAGAACACGGCGCCATCGTCATTGCGATGGTCAGCTACCCATTCCAGGTTGAGCGGGCGAGAATGCTGAAAGCTGAAGAAGGACTTGAAGCAATGCGCCAGGCAGCAGACTCCGTTATTGTCCTTGACAACAACAGACTCAAGAACTTCGTTCCAAACCTTCCGCTTGGTCAGGCATTCTCTGTCATGGACCAGCTCATCGCCGAAACCGTCAAAGGGATCTCCGAGACGATCACCGAACCATCTCTCATCAACATCGATTACGCAGACGTCCGCGCCATCATGAGCAAGGGCGGCCTTGCAGTCATGCTTGTTGGCGAGTCCAAACAGCAGAACAAGGCCGAGTCCGTCATTCGCGACTGTCTTGCCCACCCGCTTCTCGACATCGACTTCCGCGGAGCAACCGGCAGTCTGATCCACATCACCGGTGGAAACGACCTTACCCTTCACGATGCAGAAGAGATCGCACAGCAGCTCACCTACGAACTTGACCCCCATGCAGATGTCATCTGGGGAGCAAGAGTCCGCAAAGATTTCGAAGGCAAAGTCTCCGTCATGGCAATCATGACCGGCATCCAGAGCCCGCAGATCCTTGGCGGTCACTCAGTCAACACCTTCCAGGCAGGCAACTCCGGCTCAAACATCTCATCACGTAATCCATCCACCTCTCCCACGACCCATCAGCAAAATACCGCAACTGCACGCAGCGGTTCCTCGTTTGACTGGATCATGTAA
- a CDS encoding histidinol-phosphate transaminase: MQKHFPEKAVHGGRIIALRQKYGSDLLDVSASMNPFLPKVSCDFRDVDLCVYPDDTYSALKDKIGRVFSRRTDEICVGNGSAELIRVYCSVVLSALSPVRIDPPTFGEYELSAKLAGAHVISGRDADLRIICNPNNPTGILTPREKMLALLDDCTKKGSRLFVDEAFMELAARDESISDIRSDDLFVMRSITKCFSVPGIRFGFGFGPADLIEKIETVRTPWTVNAFAEAYTMQALDHYDELAVSAEKISAEREWYFARLTELGLSFAESSVNYILVHLGRNASEFTGSMLKHGVLVRDCTSFGLPESIRISVEIREKNLRVVEALSACLR; this comes from the coding sequence ATGCAGAAACATTTTCCTGAGAAAGCAGTCCATGGCGGTAGGATTATCGCTTTAAGGCAAAAATACGGCTCCGATCTTCTTGACGTGAGTGCAAGTATGAATCCGTTTCTGCCCAAAGTTTCCTGCGATTTCAGGGATGTTGATCTCTGCGTGTATCCTGATGATACATATAGTGCTTTAAAGGATAAAATTGGTCGGGTTTTTTCCCGCCGTACCGATGAGATCTGTGTTGGAAACGGATCGGCTGAGCTGATCCGTGTTTATTGCAGCGTTGTTCTCTCAGCGCTCTCTCCCGTCAGGATCGATCCTCCGACGTTTGGAGAGTATGAGCTTTCCGCAAAACTTGCCGGCGCTCATGTCATCTCCGGCAGGGATGCCGATCTCCGGATCATCTGTAACCCGAATAATCCAACAGGAATTCTAACGCCCCGCGAGAAAATGCTCGCTCTTCTGGATGACTGTACAAAAAAGGGATCCCGGCTCTTTGTTGATGAGGCTTTTATGGAACTCGCCGCACGGGATGAGTCAATTTCTGACATACGGTCAGATGATCTCTTTGTGATGCGTTCGATCACCAAATGTTTCTCGGTCCCCGGGATCAGGTTCGGGTTCGGTTTTGGTCCGGCCGATCTGATCGAAAAGATCGAGACGGTACGAACTCCCTGGACGGTGAACGCCTTTGCGGAAGCCTATACAATGCAGGCTCTTGATCACTATGATGAACTTGCTGTTTCTGCAGAAAAAATCTCCGCTGAACGTGAATGGTACTTCGCCCGCCTCACTGAACTTGGTCTGTCTTTTGCCGAAAGTTCGGTGAACTATATATTAGTGCATCTCGGGAGAAATGCATCTGAGTTCACCGGGTCTATGCTGAAACACGGTGTTCTTGTTAGGGACTGCACATCGTTTGGTCTGCCGGAATCGATCCGCATCTCGGTTGAGATCCGGGAGAAGAACCTCCGTGTGGTGGAGGCCCTTTCTGCATGCTTGCGCTGA
- a CDS encoding HPP family protein, with amino-acid sequence MNQKLTVKDVMSKPVSIAKSALIPEALSKMLNEGIDPIVVTNDHVVVGTAARRTIAEKMGSKKTGNIPASQIRVASVTRDDFTSVYQDQDAELLVPLLQRYKIVIVWDDEHRLIGQVTKGDLLRHIIPEGPLDTMTEIAPRITPDDRLVQLHRRMANNGATRFIVMDGNKSVGIVTETDIAKVLVKLKSEIDKHFDNALRNVTAADIMSTPLITTQVNTPVSKVVDMMLAKNISTVPIADGEKVIGFITRKSLVNAL; translated from the coding sequence ATGAACCAGAAACTAACCGTAAAAGACGTAATGTCTAAACCCGTTTCGATTGCAAAATCTGCACTGATCCCGGAAGCTCTTTCAAAGATGCTCAACGAAGGTATCGACCCGATCGTTGTAACAAACGACCATGTGGTCGTTGGAACTGCAGCCCGCAGGACCATCGCAGAAAAAATGGGAAGCAAAAAAACTGGAAATATTCCAGCTTCCCAGATCCGTGTTGCAAGCGTCACGAGAGATGACTTTACCTCGGTTTATCAGGATCAGGACGCGGAGCTACTCGTCCCGCTTCTCCAAAGATACAAGATAGTCATTGTTTGGGATGACGAACACCGGCTCATCGGTCAGGTCACCAAAGGCGACTTGTTAAGACACATCATCCCCGAAGGGCCGCTTGATACAATGACGGAGATCGCCCCAAGAATCACACCGGACGACCGCCTCGTCCAGCTGCACCGCAGAATGGCAAACAATGGCGCGACCCGGTTTATTGTGATGGATGGAAACAAGTCTGTGGGTATTGTCACTGAAACAGATATTGCGAAAGTCCTCGTAAAACTGAAAAGCGAAATCGATAAACACTTCGACAATGCACTCCGAAACGTAACTGCAGCAGACATTATGTCAACACCCCTCATTACTACACAGGTAAATACCCCTGTCTCGAAAGTAGTGGACATGATGCTCGCAAAAAATATCAGCACTGTTCCTATTGCTGACGGTGAAAAGGTCATCGGGTTCATCACCAGAAAATCCCTGGTCAATGCACTCTGA
- a CDS encoding coiled-coil protein: MTEDLVDKRKSLLEESEEHKVKRNELNSQASQFARERNELNNATRQYVEDAQKNKELRDQSNNDVQSLKEKRNELNDKANTLFEEIDALRGEQGTGSAAQSHEKKPSAKDVQRQIDQLEERQQTETMSKEKENELVDKIKQLRSELKDQEVEHEQNKEVRTRLIEAREFRKQASAIHAEVTEKAELAQKHHDLMVECYRKADKSREGADAKHKQFVEAQEAADAEHKQFLECQKQLRDYDKVLTGIRSKQKKVKSVKENKSARKEAETIFNAFKSGERLTTEDLLKLQRSKLI; the protein is encoded by the coding sequence TTGACCGAAGATCTTGTCGATAAAAGAAAATCACTCCTCGAAGAGTCTGAAGAACACAAAGTAAAGCGTAACGAGTTAAATTCTCAGGCAAGCCAGTTTGCCCGTGAGAGAAACGAGTTAAACAACGCAACCCGCCAGTATGTCGAGGACGCACAGAAAAACAAAGAACTCCGTGACCAGTCCAACAACGATGTTCAGTCCCTGAAAGAGAAGAGGAACGAGTTAAACGACAAGGCTAACACCCTCTTTGAAGAGATCGATGCTCTCCGGGGCGAGCAGGGAACCGGTTCCGCGGCTCAGAGCCACGAGAAGAAACCCTCAGCAAAAGACGTCCAGCGTCAAATCGACCAGCTCGAAGAGAGACAGCAGACTGAAACAATGTCCAAAGAGAAGGAAAATGAGCTTGTTGATAAAATCAAACAGCTTAGATCCGAACTCAAGGACCAGGAAGTTGAGCACGAACAGAACAAAGAAGTCCGCACCCGCCTGATCGAGGCACGTGAGTTCCGCAAACAGGCATCAGCGATCCATGCAGAAGTTACGGAGAAAGCCGAGCTTGCCCAGAAACACCACGACCTGATGGTCGAGTGCTACAGAAAGGCCGACAAATCACGGGAAGGCGCAGATGCAAAGCACAAACAGTTCGTTGAGGCACAGGAGGCTGCAGATGCTGAGCACAAACAGTTCCTCGAATGCCAGAAACAGCTTCGCGACTATGATAAAGTCCTGACAGGCATCCGCTCAAAGCAGAAGAAAGTTAAGAGTGTGAAAGAGAACAAGTCCGCAAGAAAGGAAGCAGAAACCATCTTCAACGCATTCAAGAGCGGTGAGAGACTGACTACCGAGGACTTATTAAAACTTCAGCGCTCAAAGCTTATCTGA